One genomic region from uncultured Cohaesibacter sp. encodes:
- a CDS encoding NADP-dependent oxidoreductase yields the protein MSQTASSNRQFILNERPVGAPDENTLKLVSNTIPEPGEGEMLLRTVYLSLDPYMRGRMSAAKSYSDPVEIGDPMVGGTVARVVKSNLDGFAEGDWVLSYSGWQDYALSDGTMVTNMGPNPEAPSWALGALGMPGMTAYTGLLQIGDPKPGETVVVAAATGGVGANVGQIAKIKGARAVGIAGGKEKCDYAVKELGFDACIDRKADDFAEQLAAACPDGIDVYFENVGGDVFKAVVPLLNTGARIPLCGVIAQYNSTSAPEGPDMSGALMAQFLTRRVTVRGFIVFQDFGHLYPEFAADMTRWVKEGKIKYREHLVDGLEKAPQAFLDLLEGRNFGKMVIKVGEHSL from the coding sequence ATGTCCCAGACAGCGTCATCAAACCGCCAATTCATTCTAAATGAACGCCCCGTTGGAGCGCCGGATGAAAACACCTTGAAGCTGGTATCGAACACCATTCCCGAGCCGGGAGAAGGCGAGATGCTCCTGCGCACGGTTTATCTTTCGCTCGATCCCTATATGCGTGGACGTATGAGCGCTGCCAAATCCTACTCTGATCCAGTCGAAATCGGAGACCCCATGGTTGGCGGCACGGTTGCCCGTGTAGTCAAATCCAATCTGGATGGTTTTGCCGAGGGGGATTGGGTACTCTCTTATAGCGGTTGGCAGGACTATGCCCTTTCTGATGGTACAATGGTCACCAACATGGGCCCAAATCCTGAAGCCCCCTCTTGGGCTCTCGGTGCGCTGGGCATGCCGGGCATGACCGCCTATACCGGTCTGTTGCAGATTGGCGACCCGAAACCGGGCGAAACCGTTGTGGTCGCCGCTGCTACTGGTGGGGTGGGGGCCAATGTGGGCCAGATCGCCAAGATCAAGGGCGCACGCGCGGTCGGTATCGCTGGCGGCAAGGAAAAATGCGACTACGCGGTAAAGGAACTGGGCTTTGATGCCTGCATCGACCGCAAGGCCGATGATTTTGCCGAACAGCTCGCCGCCGCTTGTCCGGATGGCATTGATGTCTATTTCGAGAATGTCGGTGGCGATGTGTTCAAGGCTGTGGTGCCCCTCTTGAACACCGGTGCGCGCATACCACTTTGCGGCGTTATCGCTCAATATAACAGCACGAGCGCTCCGGAAGGGCCGGATATGTCAGGCGCCCTGATGGCTCAGTTCCTCACACGCCGCGTCACCGTGCGTGGCTTTATTGTGTTTCAGGATTTCGGTCATCTCTACCCTGAATTTGCCGCCGATATGACCCGTTGGGTCAAAGAAGGAAAAATCAAATATCGTGAGCATCTGGTCGATGGTCTGGAAAAGGCACCACAGGCATTTCTCGACCTATTGGAAGGCCGCAACTTTGGCAAGATGGTCATCAAGGTTGGTGAGCACTCACTCTGA